One genomic window of Solanum dulcamara chromosome 12, daSolDulc1.2, whole genome shotgun sequence includes the following:
- the LOC129875776 gene encoding uncharacterized protein LOC129875776, with the protein MVYAQQVEENKKKDREEHQSKKVKFAGNEGNHKKGENENHSFLQKNSSGNAPSSTIEHMGHFIRDYPSNKKSNGETEPNLLRQHRPTEIDLRSCYHKLNVRKSEILETAFRTRYGQYEFLVMSFGLTNVPIAFIDLMNRVFKQYIDMFVIVFIDEILIYSRSEEDHANHLRIVIQTLNEKELYAKFLKCKANIVFDARRKLSMVSTAYVDEEK; encoded by the exons ATGGTGTATGCCCAACAAGTTGAGGAGAATAAGAAGAAGGACAGAGAGGAGCACCAAAGCAAGAAAGTTAAGTTCGCAGGTAATGAAGGCAACCATAAGAAGGGTGAGAATGAAAATCACTCTTTCCTTCAGAAGAATTCTTCTGGTAATGCACCATCTTCAACTATTGAACAT ATGGGTCACTTCATAAGAGATTACCCATCGAACAAGAAGAGTAATGGGGAAACAGAGCCCAATCTTCTTCGGCAACACCGCCCAacagag atagatctCAGATCATGCTATCATAAGTTGAATGTGAGAAAAAGTGAAATTCTAGAGACAGCCTTCAGAACCAGATATGGTCagtatgagttcctagttatgtcctttggtttgactaatgttCCTATAGCATTTATagacctcatgaatagagtgttcaagcagTATATAGAcatgtttgttattgtgtttATCGATGAGATTCTGATCTATTCAAGAAGTGAGGAGGATCATGCTaaccatctcagaattgttATCCAAACTCTCAACGAAaaggagttatatgctaagtttttgaaaT gtaaagctaatattgttttCGATGCTCGTAGAAAGTTATCCATGGTAAGTACTGCTTATGTGGATGAAGAAAAGTAG